One Symphalangus syndactylus isolate Jambi chromosome 10, NHGRI_mSymSyn1-v2.1_pri, whole genome shotgun sequence genomic region harbors:
- the ENDOU gene encoding uridylate-specific endoribonuclease isoform X3: MRACISLVVAMLCGLAWADLYSAPTSCRGRCYEAFDKHHQCHCNARCQEFGNCCKDFESLCSDHEGFSHSSDAITKEEIQSISEKIYRADTNKAQKEDIILNSQNCISPSETRDQVDRCPKPLFTYVNEKLFSKPTYAAFINLLNNYQRATGHREHFSAQELAEQDAFLREIMKTAVMKELYSFLHHQNRYGSEQEFVDDLQNMWFGLYSRGNEEGDSSGFEHVFSGEVKKGKVTGFHNWIRFYLEEKEGLVDYYSHIYDGPWDSYPDVLAMQFNWDGYYKEVGSAFIGSSPEFEFALYSLCFIARPGKVCQLSLGGYPLAVRTYTWDKSTYGNGKKYIATAYIVSST, encoded by the exons ATGAGGGCCTGCATCTCCCTGGTAGTGGCCATGCTGTGCGGCCTGGCCTGGGCTG ACTTGTACTCGGCACCCACCTCCTGCCGGGGCCGCTGCTACGAAGCCTTTGACAAGCACCACCAATGTCACTGCAATGCCCGCTGCCAAGAGTTTGGGAACTGCTGCAAGGATTTTGAGAGCCTGTGTAGTGACCATG AGGGCTTCTCCCACAGCAGTGATGCCATAACCAAAGAGGAGATTCAGAGCATCTCTGAGAAGATCTACAGGGCAGACACCAACAAAGCCCAGAAGGAAGACATCATTCTCAATAGCCAAAACTGCATCTCCCCGTCAGAGACCAGAGACCAAGTGGATCGCTGCCCAAAGCC ACTCTTCACTTATGTCAATGAGAAGCTGTTCTCCAAGCCCACCTATGCAGCCTTCATCAACCTCCTCAACAACTACCAGCGGGCGACAGGCCATAGGGAGCACTTCAGTGCCCAGGAGCTGGCCGAGCAGGATGCCTTCCTCAGAGAGATCATGAAGACAGCAGTCATGAAGGAGCTCTACAGCTTCCTCCATCACCAGA ATCGCTATGGCTCAGAACAAGAGTTCGTCGATGACTTGCAGAACATGTGGTTTGGGCTCTATTCAAGAGGCAATGAAGAGGGGGACTCGAGTGGCTTTGAACATGTCTTCTCAG GTGAGGTCAAAAAAGGCAAGGTTACCGGCTTCCATAACTGGATCCGCTTCTacctggaggagaaggagggtCTGGTTGACTATTACAGTCACATCTACGATGGGCCT TGGGATTCTTACCCCGATGTGCTGGCAATGCAGTTCAACTGGGACGGCTACTATAAGGAAGTGGGCTCCGCTTTCATCGGCAGCAGCCCTGAGTTTGAGTTTGCACTCTACTCCCTGTGCTTCATCGCCAGGCCAGGCAAAGT CTGCCAGTTAAGCCTGGGAGGATATCCCTTAGCCGTCCGGACATATACCTGGGACAAGTCTACCTATGGGAATGGCAAGAAGTACATCGCCACAGCCTACATAGTGTCTTCCACCTAA
- the ENDOU gene encoding uridylate-specific endoribonuclease isoform X1, producing the protein MRACISLVVAMLCGLAWAGKMESCASRCNEKFNRDTACQCDRWCLRHGNCCEDYEHLCTEGHKESEPMPQPEEETEEALASNLYSAPTSCRGRCYEAFDKHHQCHCNARCQEFGNCCKDFESLCSDHEGFSHSSDAITKEEIQSISEKIYRADTNKAQKEDIILNSQNCISPSETRDQVDRCPKPLFTYVNEKLFSKPTYAAFINLLNNYQRATGHREHFSAQELAEQDAFLREIMKTAVMKELYSFLHHQNRYGSEQEFVDDLQNMWFGLYSRGNEEGDSSGFEHVFSGEVKKGKVTGFHNWIRFYLEEKEGLVDYYSHIYDGPWDSYPDVLAMQFNWDGYYKEVGSAFIGSSPEFEFALYSLCFIARPGKVCQLSLGGYPLAVRTYTWDKSTYGNGKKYIATAYIVSST; encoded by the exons ATGAGGGCCTGCATCTCCCTGGTAGTGGCCATGCTGTGCGGCCTGGCCTGGGCTG GAAAAATGGAATCCTGTGCATCTCGATGTAATGAGAAATTTAACCGGGACACTGCCTGCCAGTGTGACCGCTGGTGTCTCCGGCATGGGAACTGCTGTGAAGACTATGAACACCTGTGTACTG AGGGCCACAAAGAGTCAGAGCCAATGCCACAGCCggaggaagagacagaagaggCCCTCGCCAGCA ACTTGTACTCGGCACCCACCTCCTGCCGGGGCCGCTGCTACGAAGCCTTTGACAAGCACCACCAATGTCACTGCAATGCCCGCTGCCAAGAGTTTGGGAACTGCTGCAAGGATTTTGAGAGCCTGTGTAGTGACCATG AGGGCTTCTCCCACAGCAGTGATGCCATAACCAAAGAGGAGATTCAGAGCATCTCTGAGAAGATCTACAGGGCAGACACCAACAAAGCCCAGAAGGAAGACATCATTCTCAATAGCCAAAACTGCATCTCCCCGTCAGAGACCAGAGACCAAGTGGATCGCTGCCCAAAGCC ACTCTTCACTTATGTCAATGAGAAGCTGTTCTCCAAGCCCACCTATGCAGCCTTCATCAACCTCCTCAACAACTACCAGCGGGCGACAGGCCATAGGGAGCACTTCAGTGCCCAGGAGCTGGCCGAGCAGGATGCCTTCCTCAGAGAGATCATGAAGACAGCAGTCATGAAGGAGCTCTACAGCTTCCTCCATCACCAGA ATCGCTATGGCTCAGAACAAGAGTTCGTCGATGACTTGCAGAACATGTGGTTTGGGCTCTATTCAAGAGGCAATGAAGAGGGGGACTCGAGTGGCTTTGAACATGTCTTCTCAG GTGAGGTCAAAAAAGGCAAGGTTACCGGCTTCCATAACTGGATCCGCTTCTacctggaggagaaggagggtCTGGTTGACTATTACAGTCACATCTACGATGGGCCT TGGGATTCTTACCCCGATGTGCTGGCAATGCAGTTCAACTGGGACGGCTACTATAAGGAAGTGGGCTCCGCTTTCATCGGCAGCAGCCCTGAGTTTGAGTTTGCACTCTACTCCCTGTGCTTCATCGCCAGGCCAGGCAAAGT CTGCCAGTTAAGCCTGGGAGGATATCCCTTAGCCGTCCGGACATATACCTGGGACAAGTCTACCTATGGGAATGGCAAGAAGTACATCGCCACAGCCTACATAGTGTCTTCCACCTAA
- the ENDOU gene encoding uridylate-specific endoribonuclease isoform X2, translating into MRACISLVVAMLCGLAWAEGHKESEPMPQPEEETEEALASNLYSAPTSCRGRCYEAFDKHHQCHCNARCQEFGNCCKDFESLCSDHEGFSHSSDAITKEEIQSISEKIYRADTNKAQKEDIILNSQNCISPSETRDQVDRCPKPLFTYVNEKLFSKPTYAAFINLLNNYQRATGHREHFSAQELAEQDAFLREIMKTAVMKELYSFLHHQNRYGSEQEFVDDLQNMWFGLYSRGNEEGDSSGFEHVFSGEVKKGKVTGFHNWIRFYLEEKEGLVDYYSHIYDGPWDSYPDVLAMQFNWDGYYKEVGSAFIGSSPEFEFALYSLCFIARPGKVCQLSLGGYPLAVRTYTWDKSTYGNGKKYIATAYIVSST; encoded by the exons ATGAGGGCCTGCATCTCCCTGGTAGTGGCCATGCTGTGCGGCCTGGCCTGGGCTG AGGGCCACAAAGAGTCAGAGCCAATGCCACAGCCggaggaagagacagaagaggCCCTCGCCAGCA ACTTGTACTCGGCACCCACCTCCTGCCGGGGCCGCTGCTACGAAGCCTTTGACAAGCACCACCAATGTCACTGCAATGCCCGCTGCCAAGAGTTTGGGAACTGCTGCAAGGATTTTGAGAGCCTGTGTAGTGACCATG AGGGCTTCTCCCACAGCAGTGATGCCATAACCAAAGAGGAGATTCAGAGCATCTCTGAGAAGATCTACAGGGCAGACACCAACAAAGCCCAGAAGGAAGACATCATTCTCAATAGCCAAAACTGCATCTCCCCGTCAGAGACCAGAGACCAAGTGGATCGCTGCCCAAAGCC ACTCTTCACTTATGTCAATGAGAAGCTGTTCTCCAAGCCCACCTATGCAGCCTTCATCAACCTCCTCAACAACTACCAGCGGGCGACAGGCCATAGGGAGCACTTCAGTGCCCAGGAGCTGGCCGAGCAGGATGCCTTCCTCAGAGAGATCATGAAGACAGCAGTCATGAAGGAGCTCTACAGCTTCCTCCATCACCAGA ATCGCTATGGCTCAGAACAAGAGTTCGTCGATGACTTGCAGAACATGTGGTTTGGGCTCTATTCAAGAGGCAATGAAGAGGGGGACTCGAGTGGCTTTGAACATGTCTTCTCAG GTGAGGTCAAAAAAGGCAAGGTTACCGGCTTCCATAACTGGATCCGCTTCTacctggaggagaaggagggtCTGGTTGACTATTACAGTCACATCTACGATGGGCCT TGGGATTCTTACCCCGATGTGCTGGCAATGCAGTTCAACTGGGACGGCTACTATAAGGAAGTGGGCTCCGCTTTCATCGGCAGCAGCCCTGAGTTTGAGTTTGCACTCTACTCCCTGTGCTTCATCGCCAGGCCAGGCAAAGT CTGCCAGTTAAGCCTGGGAGGATATCCCTTAGCCGTCCGGACATATACCTGGGACAAGTCTACCTATGGGAATGGCAAGAAGTACATCGCCACAGCCTACATAGTGTCTTCCACCTAA